The Salvelinus alpinus chromosome 30, SLU_Salpinus.1, whole genome shotgun sequence genomic interval CATGTGACACCACACTTACATAATCCATCTGTATTTTTACAGCTTGGTACAATGGCTAAAACACAGCAGAAAAGAATACTGCGAGTTATGCAAACACAGATTTGCTTTTACGCCAAGTAAGTCATTCAATTTAATTTCCTTCTATATACCTATTCTGTTTAACATATTATTCAATGCAGCATTTACTTAAATGATATGGGGTTCCAACAACGTGACTAACATATAGACCTAACCTACCTCATATGGTCATTTGCCTGTTTTGACAGAGGGATTGCAGTCCAATATCATCATCCAATGACTGACCTCTAACATATTTCTTGAAGTGTTTTATTTTGAAGTGCATATGCGGTCTTGATCAGCCTCGGGAAGTATTACTTATTCTCATTTGAGTAAGACTGTGAGCTGCCCTGACTAGTTATCATTCAAGACAGGCCTAGGGGACACACACATAGCCTTGTCTATACTAATCCATTACTCTAGTGTTGCTCAATCTAATCTCTATTTCTCTTACCAGAGTCCGTCTGCCATCCTCATTCATTTAGTGAGAGATTTAAATTGTAGTTTTCTCAGATGATTAAATTGTCTAAAGGACAAGCATAGTCTGTCATGATACCAATAGAAAATACTTTGCCACTTTTCTGACCAGACAACTATTATGATCCAATGCAAGCATTTCTTAGTTCTGAATGGACCCAATTAGGACCAGTAAAGGAAGGTTGGAATTTGAGGATGTGAAAATGAAATATCCTGTTTTGATACTTTCCTTCCTTTGTTTTTTCCAGTCTATTCTCCAGACATGCCTTCCCGACTGCCTGTTCAGGACATATTTGCGGGGCTGGTGACAAGTGTAGGCACAGCTATTAGATACTGGTTTCACTACACACTAGTTGCCTTTGCTTGGCTGGGAGTCGTTCCTCTCACAGCATGTGAGTACAAATGTTCTAAAACACAGTCTGGTGGTACATGTTGTTCAGTAAGCTATCCATTGTTGGCTTTGTTGAATATGTCAGTGTGTGTTGACTGACTGTCTTATTCCCGCAGGTCGCATCTACAAGTGTCTGTTTACCGGCTCTGTGAGCTCACTCCTTACCCTGCCATTAGATATGCTTTCTACGTAAGATGGTCATTATTTTCTTCTGAACCTGTACAAAATAATACCCTGTAAAAACATTAAACAAATGTTGTCTAGTCATTTAGCCAATAACATTCTGACTCACCATGAGACAATTGTAATGTCCCTTCATCCACAGAGAGAACTTGCTGGCGGACTGCTTGCAGGGTTGTTTTGTGGTGACGTGTACACTCTGCGCCTTCATCAGTCTGGTGTGGCTGCGGGAGCAGATTGTTCATGGTGGCGCCCCCCAgtggctggagcagaatcagcAGCAGCAGCCACAACATGCACCAGCTCCACAACTTAATGAGgtaaccaaaaatctcactaCAAAGTCACTCTTTGGGTGAACATAATTATGTGCTAACTATAGCATTCCTTCGCTGCAACTTGTCACTTTTAATTTGAGTGTTAAAGAGCGCTCAATACACTCTTACTTAACCAGAGATAGCCTCTTCTAATGTTCTGGAGCTATCGCGCCCACCTTTGTGTCCCGTGTCTTTTCCCCAACAGCAGGGCCCTGGTCCTGGGCAGGGGGCGGGTGAGAACCAGCCTGCTGCTGCTGAGCCCCTGGCGGACAATGGTCCAGCGGCTGAGGTCCCTGACATCCAGGTGGACCCGGCAGAGGACATGGAGCTGGAGGACGAGGCTGAGGATGTAGGGGACGCCAACAATGGTGCACAAGGTATGAACCTTCGAATGGAAAGGTTCTAGCCTGGACCCAGATCTGTTTGCACCATTTCTCATTGTCAGTGACAAGGATTTGGTAAAATGGCACAAATAGACTGGCACTCAGGATATAAAGGTTCAAGATGTTAACCTATTGCAGCCTTATTTCAAAGGCTAATTTAGGATGGTGGTTTTGTATTTTACAACATTTTTATATCATAATGTATATTTTGTCATCATAGACATTAATCTGTAGGCGATATCTGGACTGCTTGTTTGACAAAGTGTTAATTTGAGGTGTCAGTAAGTGAGGTGCTGCTTTTGTCTCTTTGTAGATGACATGAATTGGAATGCCCTGGAATGGGACCGGGCAGCAGAGGAGCTAACGTGGGAGAGGGTGAGTTTGAATTAGAATTCCCTCAGGCCTATTTGTGTTATATACCCATTGGTCATTGTTGTGTATAAGACATGTAAAGTGAAATTGAacattctgtttttttttttttttttttttttcacagaTGCTCGGTCTTGATGGCTCCTTGGTTTTCCTGGTAAGTAGCTCATTCCCCATGTTTGATGAAAATCTTCAGGTTGTTGTAAATATGTTGTCCTTCTTTCTTCATCAGGAGCACGTCTTCTGGGTGGTCTCACTAAACACACTCTTCATTTTGGTGTTCGGTACGTGTCATTAAACTTATGTTAAGAGAATGTGCCATTttcataaaaacattttttttatctaAATGAATATTATAACAGTGACTAACATTTCTTTTCAGCTTTTTGTCCGTATCATATTGGACATTTCTCAGTTGTGGGTCTTGGCTTTGAAAATAATGTAAGTACCAGCTTAGTGTAAATTACATTGAATTTAAGGCCTTTCTCTTGCGTGTAACTAGAGAGATTATATTTGAAATCTGTATGAATAGATTTTTTGAAGTTTGTTTTGGAATCTGAATGACTTGCTCCATACACTGTTGAGCTGCTTTGCAGTGTCAGAAAGAAGAAGATTTTAATCATGTAATTTCCTGTTGCAGGTGCAGGCCTCCCACTTCGAAGGCCTCATCACCACCATCGTAGGCTACATCTTCCTGGCCATGACATTAATACTGTGCCATGTATCCTCTGGTATCTGTTACAAAAGTGTGTTATAGTTAAAAGCCTAGTTTTAGTCTCTTATAGACATGTAGTACCTGTGATGTATTGCATGTGTTTTTTCCTTAATGAAAATCCCAGGGATTGGCAGCGTTGGTGAGATTCCAAAGATCCAGACACCTTTTAGGAGTGTGCTACATTGTTGTCAAGGTACTGAACATTATGATAATGATTTTGTCCTTGATTGGGAATGCATAGCCTGACTGGTATATGACTAGTTTGTGTCTTATGGGCTCAGAAGTATATACATACAGCATATTGTGTTTATCTTGCATACAGTATATTCTCAGTCTGGATTACAATATAAACTAATAATTTGCCTTCTATTGCCATTGAAATAAACACCAGTTATAATACATATTGATATTATGATTAACCAGGTATCCCTGCTGGTAGTCGTGGAGATCGGTGTGTTCCCTGTCATCTGTGGCTGGTGGCTTGACATCTGCTCACTGGTAAGCTGACCATGTTCTTCTGCTTTAATGATGCGTCCTTTCAAAATAACAATTGATACCTCCATTAACCTTTATTGAATAGCCAaatgttgttctgtgttgttgcAGGAGATGTTTGATGCCTCTCTGAAGGACAGAGAGCTGAGTTTTGACTCTGCTCCCGGCACCACCATGTTCCTCCACTGGCTTGTAGGGATGGTCTACGTCTTCTACTTTGCCTCGTTCATCCTCTTACTGCGAGAGGTGAGATGGTATTCTCTCTCATACCTTCATAGCTGTCATTTGAGGTGCCATAAACCTATGTCAAGAGATTTCTGCTGTTGAGTTATGTATCCCAATTAGATCTGTTTCTAATTGTCGCTCTAGGTGCTGAGACCTGGTGTTTTATGGTTTCTCAGAAACCTGAACGATCCTGATTTTAATCCTGTCCAAGAAATGATTCACCTGCCGATATACAGACATCTCAGAAGATTAATTTTATCAGTGGTGAGTTGCAACCCACTTATTCCTATCTAATGTACAATGCCATAGCTATGGGTGCCTGGACAGGACATACAGTGCCAGTAACACTGGGTTTCTGGTCTTTCTCTGCAGGTGGTGTTTGGCTCCATAGTTTTACTAATGTTGTGGCTTCCCATAAGGACGATCAAATTCATCCTCCCAGCCTTCCTCCCCTACAATGTCATGCTGTACAGgtaagtggggcggcaggtagcctagtggttagagcactggactagtaactgaaaggttgcaagatcgaatccccaagctgacgaggtaaaaatctgtcgttctgcccctgaacaaggcagttaacccactgttccccgggaggccgtcattgaaaataagaatttgttcttaactgacttgcctagttaaataaaggtaaatacattttaaaaagtctggTGGCCTGGAATAACAATGGAATGACTTGACTTAAGCTATAGGCTCCTAGTAATGTCATGAAGCTGTTACGGCCGAAGTCGACCGTGTTGCAATTACCGGAAGATAAGTCATTGGCCGGATTATGCCATGCTACATGCCACGCTACAACATCAATAACCAATGCATGTTTAGCAATGAATAAATGCCTCTTCAGTAACTAACAAATACCTCTGTAATGTAGTCCGTTATGGGTGATGgtaatgtctctgtctctgtttcccaGTGATGCTCCAGTCAGTGAGCTCTCTCTGGAGCTGCTGCTACTTCAGGTGGTTCTGCCTGCGCTGCTGGAACAAGGTCACACACGCCAGTGGCTCAAAGGCCTGGTCAGAGCCTGGACCGTCACCGCTGGATATCTGCTGTGAGTgtcacacaaacaacaacaaaccaACTCTCTGTTAGACTGTGAGTGTTCTTGGGCTTTATCATTTATATTGGAATCCATTATTTTACTgggatatacactacatgaccaaaagtatgtggacacctgcttgtcgaatctcattcaaaaatcatggacattaatatggagttggtcccccttttactgctataacagcctccactctcctgggaaggctttccactagatgttggaacattgccgcggggacttacttccattcagccaccagcattagtgaggtcgggcactgatgttgggcgtttaggcctggttcgcagtcagcgttccaattcattccaaaggtgtacaatggggttgaggtcagggctgtgtgcaggccagtcaagttcttccgcactgatctcgacaaaccatttctgtatcgaACTCGCTTTGTTCActagggcattgtcatgctgaaacaggaaagggccttccccaaactgttgccacaaagttggaagaacagaatcgTCAAGAAAGTCATTGTATGCaggcattaagatttcccttcactggaattaagtggcctagcccgaaccatgaaaaacagcccaagaccattatttctcctccaccaaactttacagttggcactatgcattggggtaggtcgcgttctcctggcatacgccaaacccagattcgtttgtcggactgccagatgatgaagcgcgattcatcactccagagaacgcgtttccactgctccagagtccaatggcggcgagctttacaccactccagctgacgcttggcattgctcatggtgatcttaggcttgtgtgtggctgctcggccatggaaacccatttcatgaagctccctatcctatgacggtgccatgttggaagtcactgagctccacagtaaggcaattctactgccaatgtttgtctatcgagattgcatgactgtgtgctcgattttatacacctgtcagcaacaggaattgccgaatccactcatttgaagaggtgtccatacttttttatatatagtgtagttcatgtaggctgtcattgttctCCCTTAAAACCAGGATTAAACCCCAGAGTTGCACTATTATAGACTGACACATATCCTCAGCCTCACCTCAGCCAATTAGAAGACTTTGAACCCCATGTTAACGGTGCTGTCTGTGCCACAGAGACCTCCACTCGTACCTGTTGGGTGACCAGGAGGAGAATGACGATGATGCGGACCAGCAGGCCAACAACAATCCGCAGGGGAGGAATAACAACGCCATCCCTGATGGGCTGCACGCTGCCCACCAGGCTATCCTACAGCAGGGAGGTCCTGTCGGCTTCCAGCCCTACCACCAACCCATTAAGTTCAGCTTCAGGGTGAGTCATGACTACAACTTCCATATAATAATGATAATATGATTCACCTGGTAGGAGGTAGCCTGCCTAGCTATTCATTAAACCTGACACTTGTTTTCTCTAAGCCATCTTTGTCACAGAGCGTTCAAATAAAATTCAATGTGGTCTATTCATGTGTATTCATTCTTGTTTTTCTAGATTGTGTTGCTgattgtgttcatgtgtgtgacaCTGCTGGTGGCCAGTCTGGTGTGCCTCACGTTGCCAGGTGAATTCACTGTATAGTCCACTCAACTCACTCAATGTAATTGCGCTGTCCCACTCCACTTTCTTCCACATTTACCTACTGTCACCCTCTCTTACTCTCGctgtctcaccccctctctccgccCCCTGCTACAGTATTTGCCGGCCGGtacctgatgtctctctggacgGGCAGCGCAAAGATCCACGAGCTGTACACGGCAGCGTGCGGCCTATACGTGTGTTGGCTGTCCATCAGGGCCATCACCGTACTGCTGGCCTGGATGCCACAGGGCAGGAGGGTCATTCTGCTCAAGGTCCAGGAGTGGACCCTCATGGTAATGCTCTGCAACACGGTAATGACTATCAACACCCACCgccagcacacagcacacacacttcTTCTAACTCGTTCTTCTTCTAACTCATTCTTATTGTTTTTCCCCTCACACTTGTAATGCAAACAGCAACTGAATTAGAATAAGCATGTGATTTTATACAGCAACATATATGGCAATATAGACACTTATAAGACATACACGAGTGGTTTCAATACTGTATGTTTTGGGGTtatgcttttttattttactgtgcTTTGTTAGTTTTTAGTGGCTCATCTCTGTGTGGTTCTAGGTCATTCATGCCCTCTATATAGGCTGACTCCGAATGCAATCTGAAGTCTGCTCAGTGAAGTGATACCTACTGTATCTATGTTGAGAGGCCTGTGTTTCTAGCCCTCTGTTTTCTATACGTTTTGTACTGTAGATCCTGAAGACGGTGGTCGTGGCTGTGCTGCTGGTTGGAGCCATCCCTCTGCTGCTGGGCCTGCTATTTGAGCTGGTCATAGTAGCTCCTCTCAGGGTGCCATTGGACCAGACACCACTCTTCTACCCCTGGCAGGTACTGTAAGGGCCACCCATCTATCACCAATGACCGTATAGCTTTACATTGGATTGAAATGGTCATCTTAAAATGTTACACTTGCCTAATGACTCATCCTGAATTTAATTCCGCTGCTCTATGATCACTCCATACATTGTCTAAAACTGCCTTCCTAGAATAAATTTCTGCTGACGTCAGAATGAGgggcgttgtacaaaacaaattaATCAACGATTGGATCGTCTCTCACCAATCAGAGCATCAAAGTTGATAAGGTCATCATGTAGGCTGACTCTGGCCTAACCCACCAGTTTCTGTGACCAATCAGAACGGTCAGAAGGTGTTTGCGTTTTACAAAATGTCAGGGAGGCAACCATGTCAGGGAGAAGAAACGATAGTTTGGCTGGAGCGATGTGAATGGTCAGTCAGCTAATTTGACACTGCACCTAAAACTTTTATGATGAAGTCTTTAGCTTCCTGCAATTGGATAACAGAAGAAGAGGCAACAACAGCCAACAACAGACTAACCTGCTCTTGTTGGGACTTTTTGTTTCAGGACTGGGCTCTCGGAGTGCTCCATGCCAAAATTATTGCTGCCATTACTCTGATGGGTCCCCAGTGGTGGCTGAAAACCGTGATCGAACAGGTCGCTCCCAAAAGACAGTTTTACTATGATTATTACCCTAATTAGTGTGAAGAGCTGTAGTTTGATGCCATTAATAATATAGCTCAGATTAATGTTGAATACGTTTTGGAATTATATTGACTTCCTAGTGTTGTTCCCTCTTCTAGGTGTACGCTAATGGAATTCGCAACATTGATCTCCATTTCATCATCCGTAAGCTGGCTGCTCCGGTTATCTGTGTGCTACTGGTGTCTCTCTGTGTGCCCTATGTCATCTCTGCTGGCATCGTCCCCATCGTAGCTCAATATTCCCCAGGTAAGGCAATTATCAGATAATGAAAGTGTAATTATTGGTTTCAGTTGTGTGCGTGTGcgagagagatatatattattGGTGAGGGAAAGTGAGCAAATTTATCATTGAACCTCTGATTGCTCTTTCTGCAGGAGTTACCATGGAGATGCAGAATTTGGTGCAGAGGAGAATCTACCCGTTACTGGTCatggtagtcatgctggtgggAATCCTCTCCTTCCAGATCCGTCAATTTAAGCGCCTTTATGAGCACATTAAGAATGACAAGTGAGTACTCTGACGTTAAGCTCAGCACAACCACAGTTGTTACTTATTGCCGATACTGACCTGACAAAATGGTTTCCGGATGTCTCTCACAGACTGTGTTCGTCTCCATTATGACAGTGGAGCACCATAGTTTCCAATACAGATCATAAAAGGACTTCTCCAAGCCTCCTGAGGATATACTTGTTGGCATACTGGTGTGCTATTTACACACTGTAGGCTCTCTCCTTTCATGGCATGGTATTTCTCTCTGAaagtatttttctctctctcaggtacCTGGTTGGACAGAGACTGGTGAACTATGAACGCAAGGCGGCAGGCAGAAGCACCACAGCCGCACACAGCAGCTCTTCCCAGGAGTAGGAGCTGTTATCACCTGACCTGAGAACAGCCTCTAGTTGTGaggcctctctcctcccttctgacATCTCTTCACATTCATGACTCAAGCACTCGCCTCTCGCAATGTCTTCTTTCACTCCCTGCTTACAAGCGTAGCCAGAGAACTGAGGAGTTTGTTTTACAAAAAAGATTAAACAAAGTCAAAAATACCCTGATAACCAACCAACTTGGAATTGAAAAAATGGTTTAATCTTTGTACATCTTGAAAGAAAAAAATAGTATTTTGTGAATTCATTTATTGAAGACTTTGTGAGTTCCTGTTGTTAGGTCTGGATGGACTGCTACAGTACCTGACCTGTTTGAATAGGAGGAGGCAGAGTCCCGTGAAGCCTCTTTTCAGCTCTGCTCTATGGGATAATCCCATTGGAACACATGACTGAAGCTCTGCTTTAGAGGGAGCAATGTGAGACAAGGCTGAAGAACTTTGGGATCAGTTTTTGTagtttgtatttatttgtttCGATTTCCCTTTTTAGGGGTTTAGTATTACAGTGTGTGGGTGAGAGGTTGTTATTTGCAAGAAAGAAATGTTCCTATTGGAATGGGTGATTTAGTCTTTCTGTAGCAGGGCTTAAAGCAAGGGACTTTTTAATTCAGATTTATAGATTTCGGTTCACTGACCGGCCACAAAGGAGCTAATGAGTGTGTCAGGCTTCCCTGAATAGCAATATACTGGCTTGATGGTCTCCTGTCTCAGGCTGGGGTTATTAATTAACCCAACTAGACATATTTATATGATGTAGCTCTAGTGTTTAGTGTCATTTGAGAGAACCCTAAAAGGCAGAGTATCTGCTGAGTTTGGCATTAGGAATTTACAAGATTGTAACTGTGCTCATGAAATTTGTATAATTTCTACTCTACAGTTCTTGCTACACCTGTTCTTACTTATGCACGAATATCAGTCTGTTGCACTTTAAAAAGCTTTAACATAGTGGCAATCATTCATAAACCATTTTATTTAAATCAAGTCAGTATTTCATTCTGGGGGTGAGGACACTAAAATTAAATATGAGTTTTCGATCTAGTTTGACACTTTTTGGGGCTGTGTGTTGAGATATGTTTGTAaataaagcattttttttttcatttcactgtaCCATTGTCTTATAAGTTCCAGGTTGAAGACTTGATTTCCAAATTTCAGAGTGTATTAAATGCTAAGATTCTATAAGTGACCTTCTAGTAACTTAATATACAAAACTGGATGCTGGTGTTTACCTGTTGAGTTTATGCAGACTCATTTTTAAGCAAATGTTCTATTTTTATAAGTGCATATAGAGGCAGTTTCTAGTTGTGTAAATCTTGTGTTGCTGTTTTGTCTGCTTCATGTTGTTTTTCTGTGTGTTCCTGAGTGGTCAAGTGTGTATTGGTCATCTTAATAAATGGCTACTAGAAAAACCCCATGGATGTGAATAATAGCATAAAATACTTCCTCTTGTGTTGTATCATGATAATAAGCCTTGCTCAGTCACCTTCCTATAGCACGTGTGTCTGTTGGGGAGACATTGGCGATATAACAACATCCCTACATGGGAGGATTAACATTTTGTTAaacttttatttttaaatattgaTAAATTacttgtgattgtgtgtgtgttacccctTCACATTTGAGTTCTTAACGTAGGCCTACTCTGGTCAATCACTTTATCTGGATTTGATGTGGAAATTTGACCTTCCAATAAGGCACTGCTCCGTTTCAAACCAATTCTCCCTATTCTGCATGGGGCTGATTCTGACCCGAGTTAAGCCTAAATGGAACATAATTTCCTCttttatgcacttttttctaTGCGTATTCTGACGAATTTAAGCGTGAGAATAACATGCTATTCACCCGCTATTCGTTCGTGGTGGAGATCTAAGAAATTAAGGTGTGGAGGTGTCTACAGATAAACTGTATTCTAATCTTGACTTAATCCCCTCATAATGCCAACACTTTTACGCACAAGGAAACCACGAATAAGGACAAGCGAACCTgccggttccaagtggaaaaagcatctacttTTTCCCAATAGAAATAAAATCATTCTCCGTGCACTGCATTTTTTTAATTGacaagagctattgataagagctaggtaaatgagtcaTCCATTTGTAAATACACatagcaattgttttagatgatTTTTCCTTATGATCACTGGAGACGAATGTCAAACCAGTCATATGGAAACAAACTGAAAATCACATCAACATGACCTTCATTTCTTAGATCTCCACCACGAACGAATAGCGGGTGAATAGCATGTTATTCTCACGCTTAAATTCGAAAATGTATTGTGTGCTCTCAATTTGCATGGatgaaatttggagacccaagctaTAGGCTTGGGGCTGAACCTGTTGTCATACAGCTCCATGATTATTGAGGATTAGGGGAGATTTATAGGACCATTGTTCAACCCTTATTTTACACTTTCTTTCCACCTTCTAATATTTCATGGATGAAGAACTTAAATATTACAACTTTCAGGATTTTTGATTGATCAATATATTTTGTGTGTAAAGGCTCTCCGAATCATACATACTTTCCTAAACATTAAAAGTGCCTAAATAGTCAAGATTGGAGTAtttaaatctaccaattggtgctgaaatgaGGCCAAAAATTCATATATTTAGATGGCGTTCTTTCATTGATCACTCTGAAACCCGTTTTCTCAATGTATTCTAGTCTGTCGACAAAATTagaattaaaggtacaccatatttaaagggatggtttaagataaatgtactgaaaaccgtattgaatgaaaactccatgagGAAATCTGttgagaaaatctgttggccagcaagtgggagggttttcaatGTTTTTTTCATTAAAAGGTATTCAGCGCGTGCAATGGAACCATGCCTGCAAAGCTTGTTATGCACCTGCATAAGgcaagtctgaataccaactactgagaagcgTAGGAAAGACGCGCATAGAAAATGCGTACATTTCCTAAGTCAGAATTGTGCCCATTATGATGGCAGCACTGGGTTCAGTACAGGCCATGTCATGATTGTTGGTTAagtgcctgtaagtaagcatttcactgtaaggtgcctgttgtattcagcgcatgtgacaaatacaattttattttatttgatgatGCTGTCATCTCATAGCCAATAACATAATCACACCTGATAGTGGCTGAATAATGTCAAGTCAATGGAACTCAAAATAACTGTTTTTCCTAGAACGATATCCTGGTTGGCTAGTACTTTTCCTAGGCCCTTAATCCTGATGGTCAAACTGGAAATAGCTTGCAGGTCAAAATGTCTTGTTCTCATCCCTAGAAAACGTGCCAAGTTTTTTTACCATTTGATTACCATCCCAGATCCGGACAGAAATGTATGGCACATTATAGTAGTAGTGCTGTAAAAAACAAATGGTATGACATGTCCATGGTGCTCAAGTATGGAAATATGTTGAAGTTGGAAATACTGTGTTGGCTGCATATCTAATGTTTATTGACATGGATTACTAGATTCTAATTCTAACACCCCTTTCACACTATCGTGCCGACCCAAACTTTACTTTCAGAATATTTTaatttcacattgtcctttccagcacgGTTCAGCACTATCTGGCCCAATAACATACAGGTAActcccaaaataaaggaaacacttgagtaaatgagggatacacaGTATATTTAaagcaggtgtggttcctgagttaattaagcatttAACGTCTCATCATACTTAGggtcattattttggctaccatgactAGTAGAAGAGATCTTAGTAaatttgaaagaggggtctcaaacgAGCATaaggggtttaaagggtgtgtgcgtttcagtcaccagatctcaacccaagtgaacacttatgggagattctggagcagtgccggatcaacaaaacaacaaattatggaatttctcatggaagaatgttGTCACATCCCTCcattagagttccagacacttgtagaatgtaTGCCAAGGTGTATTGAACCTGTTCTGGTAGCGTGTGGTtgcccaatgccctattaagacactatgttgggGTTCCCTTTATTTTGAAAGTTACCTGTATCTGGTGCCAGCCTGCTTTTGCACGGATGGAGGagcatagctagctagccctGCCCCACTCCAACTAGTCTGGTAATAAGCAGTGTGTAACATAGGCAGGCTGACATTATACTGAACCAAACTAACTGAAAAGTGAGCCAAAAGAGCACAGTTTGGGTCGAAACAATAAGGGTGAAAAGGCCCCACTCAACACAGGATGAGCCTTTTTCAGATAACACTTCTGTTACTGACAGTAATCTGGCTGGCACTTTGCTATAAAGTGATCCTGTTAGAGGTAAATATAGCCTGTGTGGCGTTGACACTAAATACTGGCCTATACTCTAAGAATGTTTGTCTACTTTTAAACATCGACTGACCTAGTTCTAATTGTGTACTGATTTGGTATTGGGAATAAGATGTGATACTCATAAGTAGTTTATCATTGACTTGATGTACAACATCTTGCTAAAGGCTTACCAGTGCATGGGCCAACATCAGAGGCTCAACCATTGACTGCATCAACTAAGACTGAACTACGGAAATTATGTAATGCTtaaagcagcaatcagcagttaaaacaataacaaagagggggaaatggggctggagaaatgtaaccactctcaaattcaaagaCAGAGCTATTGATggtagtaaacaaagtaaatcaAAAGGATAGTTTTTAACCATGGTTTTAAGCAATGCAGTGTTTGggtacatttactttgtttacaaacattggagtaaaacaagcttatattttgcaTTCTGATGGGGTaccacagttgaactaagctcataagggatttata includes:
- the LOC139560409 gene encoding E3 ubiquitin-protein ligase MARCHF6-like isoform X2 translates to MDTAEEGDICRVCRSEGTPDKPLYHPCVCTGSIKFIHQECLVQWLKHSRKEYCELCKHRFAFTPIYSPDMPSRLPVQDIFAGLVTSVGTAIRYWFHYTLVAFAWLGVVPLTACRIYKCLFTGSVSSLLTLPLDMLSTENLLADCLQGCFVVTCTLCAFISLVWLREQIVHGGAPQWLEQNQQQQPQHAPAPQLNEQGPGPGQGAGENQPAAAEPLADNGPAAEVPDIQVDPAEDMELEDEAEDVGDANNGAQDDMNWNALEWDRAAEELTWERMLGLDGSLVFLEHVFWVVSLNTLFILVFAFCPYHIGHFSVVGLGFENNVQASHFEGLITTIVGYIFLAMTLILCHGLAALVRFQRSRHLLGVCYIVVKVSLLVVVEIGVFPVICGWWLDICSLEMFDASLKDRELSFDSAPGTTMFLHWLVGMVYVFYFASFILLLREVLRPGVLWFLRNLNDPDFNPVQEMIHLPIYRHLRRLILSVVVFGSIVLLMLWLPIRTIKFILPAFLPYNVMLYSDAPVSELSLELLLLQVVLPALLEQGHTRQWLKGLVRAWTVTAGYLLDLHSYLLGDQEENDDDADQQANNNPQGRNNNAIPDGLHAAHQAILQQGGPVGFQPYHQPIKFSFRIVLLIVFMCVTLLVASLVCLTLPVFAGRYLMSLWTGSAKIHELYTAACGLYVCWLSIRAITVLLAWMPQGRRVILLKVQEWTLMILKTVVVAVLLVGAIPLLLGLLFELVIVAPLRVPLDQTPLFYPWQDWALGVLHAKIIAAITLMGPQWWLKTVIEQVYANGIRNIDLHFIIRKLAAPVICVLLVSLCVPYVISAGIVPIVAQYSPGVTMEMQNLVQRRIYPLLVMVVMLVGILSFQIRQFKRLYEHIKNDKYLVGQRLVNYERKAAGRSTTAAHSSSSQE
- the LOC139560409 gene encoding E3 ubiquitin-protein ligase MARCHF6-like isoform X1, giving the protein MDTAEEGDICRVCRSEGTPDKPLYHPCVCTGSIKFIHQECLVQWLKHSRKEYCELCKHRFAFTPIYSPDMPSRLPVQDIFAGLVTSVGTAIRYWFHYTLVAFAWLGVVPLTACRIYKCLFTGSVSSLLTLPLDMLSTENLLADCLQGCFVVTCTLCAFISLVWLREQIVHGGAPQWLEQNQQQQPQHAPAPQLNEQGPGPGQGAGENQPAAAEPLADNGPAAEVPDIQVDPAEDMELEDEAEDVGDANNGAQDDMNWNALEWDRAAEELTWERMLGLDGSLVFLEHVFWVVSLNTLFILVFAFCPYHIGHFSVVGLGFENNVQASHFEGLITTIVGYIFLAMTLILCHGLAALVRFQRSRHLLGVCYIVVKVSLLVVVEIGVFPVICGWWLDICSLEMFDASLKDRELSFDSAPGTTMFLHWLVGMVYVFYFASFILLLREVLRPGVLWFLRNLNDPDFNPVQEMIHLPIYRHLRRLILSVVVFGSIVLLMLWLPIRTIKFILPAFLPYNVMLYSDAPVSELSLELLLLQVVLPALLEQGHTRQWLKGLVRAWTVTAGYLLDLHSYLLGDQEENDDDADQQANNNPQGRNNNAIPDGLHAAHQAILQQGGPVGFQPYHQPIKFSFRIVLLIVFMCVTLLVASLVCLTLPVFAGRYLMSLWTGSAKIHELYTAACGLYVCWLSIRAITVLLAWMPQGRRVILLKVQEWTLMVMLCNTILKTVVVAVLLVGAIPLLLGLLFELVIVAPLRVPLDQTPLFYPWQDWALGVLHAKIIAAITLMGPQWWLKTVIEQVYANGIRNIDLHFIIRKLAAPVICVLLVSLCVPYVISAGIVPIVAQYSPGVTMEMQNLVQRRIYPLLVMVVMLVGILSFQIRQFKRLYEHIKNDKYLVGQRLVNYERKAAGRSTTAAHSSSSQE